In Spirochaetota bacterium, the genomic window CTGTTCTAATGCCTGTTTGTAGTGAGAAAATCCACTTTCCACAGCCGATCGAACTTCCGGCTGTTCCAGTAATCGTGTGTACCCGCGCGCAAGCGGTGATATGTTCGACGGCACAACGAATGCCGCTGCGATGACCGCCGCCGCTGCCGCGTACCCGAGCATGTCCGCGAGAATGAAGGACCTCCGCCTCGGCCGAGCGGTCTCCCGCTTGTAGTGCCGATAGAGCCGCTGTTCAAGTCTCATAGGTCCTCCTCAATCGATCCTTAAGCTTTGTCCGTATCGCATGCACACGATTCTTGACCGTGTGGAGCGGCATTCGGTATATTTCACCGATGCGTCTGTACGGTGCACGTTCACCGAACGCGAGAAACGAGATACCCTGCTCATCAGCAGTAAGTGCGGCGAGGGCTTTTGCCACCTCGCGGTCTTCATCGCGGGCGATAACATCGCGTTCCGTATCCGCGAGCGCACGCACATGTTCAGGGAGTTCGATGTGCGCTAGCCTCCTTTTCCTCACATGGTCGATGCAGTGATTGCGCGCAAGCGTGTATATCCACGTGGAGAACGCGTGCCGTCCGTCGTAGGCGTCGAGCTTTTCGAACACTTTCGCCATCACCTCCTGCGCGAGATCGTCCGCTTCCCGGGCATTGAACGATACGCGGATGAAATACAGTACGCGTCGGTAATATGAGTTCCAGATGCGTTCGAATGCTGCATCCTTCCAGCGCTCCGGATACGCCGCTTTGCAGTACGCTATCGTCAATCGCATGCCGACCTCGATAGTATTATACGGGGGAAGAGCGGGATGGTTTTAAAATACGGGGCCAGCGCTCATGTGAATTTCCCTGTGGGGAGAGAACAGCGGGTTGCAACCCGCTGTTCCGTGAGAAATGGGTGGTCCGTCAGCTCCCTATTTCCCGCTGAACCTTCATGACCTCTATCATCTGATACATGGTGATGATGCCCATTTCCACGAGTATGTTCGGTATGTTCTTATCGACGCCGGTGGCAAGCATCGCTTCATGTTTTTTCCGCGCGCGCTCTATCTCCGATTCGGTGACATAGTTCATTTCGACGAGGAGGTCGGTTATCACATCATAGGTGCCGGTCTTCTCGGGGAGCTTCCTCATCTTGTTCATCTCTTTCTTGAGATGGATGACGTTCTTCTGCATGCTGGTGAAATTCTTCGTCGTCATGCGAAGGCGTTTTGCGAGCACCTTAATGAGCTGCGATGCGATGCCCGCATGCTGCTGGAGGATATTATCGAGGTATTTGCCGGGAAGTTCGGTCACGACGCTGTCCATGAGAACGATGCATGTCGCATTGCGCGGTTCTTCGAGCAATGCCGCCGATTCCCCGACAAATGAGCCCTTTTCGGTGATAATGGCCACTTCCACCTCATCGACGTATATGCCGAGTTTGCCGCCCTGCAGGATATAGACATCGCGGCTGGCATCACCCTGCTTGAAGAGCACTGACCCGCTCGCATATTGTTTCGGCTGGATAACGACGCGTTCGCTCATGCTGTGTCCGTAGATAGGTATTACTCATTACATTTTCGACGCTTTTAAGCGAAAAATTGAGCGGCGATATCCCCGTGAGCCGCTGCCGGCCGGTATCATACTTGTGTCAAGGTTTTTCGATATATTCCGAAAATTCACATTAGTAAGGAAGAACATGAGCACAACGACATCGAATGCCGGTGAACACGGTGCACGCATCGAAGCGCAGCTCGGCCGTGTTGCGCTTTCATTCCTCACCGCCATACCCGGCGGCGGTACTATCGAGGAGCAGTCGCATGACATGCTTTCGTTCCTGAAGAAACTTTCCCGCACGGATGTCTATCGTGACAGGAACAGCGTTACCCTGCATATGATCGAGACCGGTATGCTTGCGGGCGTGTGCCGCGGGCTCTTCGCTTCCGATTCCGGGTTCTCTCAACGTATCGCCGGAGAGAACCGCTTCCATCTCGATGCGAACGGTCTTCTGAATTTCATATCGGTATCGCTTCTCATGCGCGATCTGGTGTATACCAAGGGGCCGATGATCTACGATGCCTACCGATACGACGAGCGGTCATACGATGCGCGGGCGAGGGTGTTCCTCGACGAGACCTATGCGCTCTGCGAAAAGCTCATGCCTTCGATAAGCGACGTGTATTTTTCCATCGTGTTCAAAAGCGTCATCCGCTTCACGCCCGATGATGCGAGCGTCCCCGCCCTTTCGCGCCTCCTCCTCGTGCTCGATCACTTTTCAA contains:
- a CDS encoding sigma-70 family RNA polymerase sigma factor, which encodes MRLTIAYCKAAYPERWKDAAFERIWNSYYRRVLYFIRVSFNAREADDLAQEVMAKVFEKLDAYDGRHAFSTWIYTLARNHCIDHVRKRRLAHIELPEHVRALADTERDVIARDEDREVAKALAALTADEQGISFLAFGERAPYRRIGEIYRMPLHTVKNRVHAIRTKLKDRLRRTYET
- a CDS encoding cyclic nucleotide-binding domain-containing protein produces the protein MSERVVIQPKQYASGSVLFKQGDASRDVYILQGGKLGIYVDEVEVAIITEKGSFVGESAALLEEPRNATCIVLMDSVVTELPGKYLDNILQQHAGIASQLIKVLAKRLRMTTKNFTSMQKNVIHLKKEMNKMRKLPEKTGTYDVITDLLVEMNYVTESEIERARKKHEAMLATGVDKNIPNILVEMGIITMYQMIEVMKVQREIGS